A part of Aegilops tauschii subsp. strangulata cultivar AL8/78 chromosome 2, Aet v6.0, whole genome shotgun sequence genomic DNA contains:
- the LOC109782669 gene encoding probable inactive dual specificity protein phosphatase-like At4g18593 encodes MEANQPQGFGVEQKSGPEQTDEMLGSQVNQKLTQMCLDDDVVEAGIVQGKQDDPEARLEVHQKFAEMCLDTAVGTDVNQEKQSDQEARSEADQKPAETIRQCTVVEANVKPEEQQAAANPGVIYRCKKCRRMVATQEYVVTHEVGLGEAGFLKRRNDADEKKPECSACIFVEPMKWMQAVEEGYVSNKLWCMGCQTRLGSFDWAGMQCCCGAWVIPAFQLLKSRIDESHM; translated from the exons ATGGAAGCAAATCAGCCACAAGGATTTGGAGTTGAACAGAAGTCAGGACCAGAGCAAACAGATGAGATGCTAGGATCACAGGTTAACCAAAAGTTAACGCAAATGTGCCTAGACGACGATGTTGTGGAAGCTGGCATTGTTCAAGGAAAGCAAGATGATCCAGAGGCAAGATTGGAGGTTCATCAGAAGTTTGCTGAAATGTGCCTAGACACTGCTGTGGGAACTGATGTTAACCAAGAAAAGCAATCTGATCAAGAGGCAAGATCGGAGGCTGATCAAAAGCCTGCAGAAACTATCAGGCAGTGCACAGTTGTGGAAGCCAATGTTAAGCCAGAAGAGCAGCAGGCTGCTGCTAATCCAGGTGTCATTTACCGCTGCAAAAAGTGTCGGAGGATGGTAGCAACACAAGAGTACGTCGTCACGCACGAGGTAGGCCTAGGAGAGGCAGGCTTCTTAAAGCGCAGAAACGATGCGGATGAGAAGAAGCCTGAATGCAGTGCCTGCATCTTCGTGGAGCCCATGAAGTGGATGCAGGCTG TGGAAGAGGGGTACGTTTCGAACAAGCTGTGGTGCATGGGATGCCAGACCCGGCTGGGATCGTTCGACTGGGCAGGCATGCAGTGCTGCTGCGGAGCGTGGGTGATCCCGGCTTTCCAGCTGCTCAAAAGCAGGATCGACGAGTCTCACATGTGA